The following coding sequences are from one Nonlabens arenilitoris window:
- a CDS encoding cystathionine gamma-synthase family protein, translating into MKDSMKPESLMMSYGYKPELSEGAIKCPIFLTSTFVFKNAEEGKAFFELAYGKRDKLPGEEMGLIYSRINNPDLEILENRLRLWDKADDCAVFESGMSAISTVLMEFLEPGQVLLYSSPTYGGTDHFINHFLPKYGIHSLGFKSGMNKEEIIKLVEDAGYSDKVALMHIETPANPTNALIDIEMCREIADHFSTHDKKVLIGVDNTYMGPLWQHPLQLGADIVMYSATKYIGGHSDLIAGAVLGNAEIMQRVKVLRTFLGNMASPHTGWMLMRSLETLKIRMEQQQRNAIEVAHFLKGHEKIAKLNYLGLIPQDSPDYAIYKKQYDGPGAMISFEIKGGEKEAFKFLNSLRLIRLAVSLGGTESLAEHPRSMTHAGVDENHAEAIGVTHSLVRLSIGVENSDDLIADVQQALEKVKISENMMV; encoded by the coding sequence ATGAAAGATTCCATGAAGCCCGAAAGCCTGATGATGTCCTATGGTTATAAACCAGAACTATCTGAAGGCGCCATTAAATGTCCTATATTTTTAACCTCAACATTTGTCTTTAAAAATGCCGAAGAAGGAAAAGCATTTTTTGAACTTGCCTATGGTAAGCGTGATAAATTACCAGGAGAAGAAATGGGATTAATTTACAGTCGTATCAATAATCCAGACTTAGAGATCCTAGAAAACAGACTACGATTATGGGATAAGGCAGATGACTGTGCGGTATTTGAAAGCGGTATGAGCGCCATTTCAACTGTACTCATGGAATTTTTAGAACCTGGACAGGTGTTATTATACAGCTCACCTACCTATGGTGGTACTGATCACTTTATCAACCATTTTTTACCTAAATACGGCATTCATTCTTTAGGATTTAAATCAGGGATGAATAAGGAAGAAATAATAAAACTAGTTGAGGATGCTGGATATAGTGACAAGGTAGCATTAATGCATATCGAAACTCCAGCAAACCCTACTAATGCCTTAATAGACATTGAAATGTGTCGTGAAATTGCAGATCATTTCTCTACCCATGATAAAAAAGTACTTATAGGTGTAGATAATACTTATATGGGACCATTATGGCAGCATCCATTACAATTAGGGGCAGATATAGTCATGTATAGTGCTACTAAATACATAGGCGGCCATAGCGACTTAATTGCCGGTGCTGTATTAGGTAATGCAGAGATTATGCAACGTGTAAAAGTACTACGTACATTTTTAGGAAACATGGCTTCACCACATACCGGCTGGATGTTAATGCGCAGCCTAGAAACGCTCAAAATACGTATGGAACAACAACAACGCAATGCGATTGAGGTTGCTCATTTTTTAAAAGGTCATGAAAAAATAGCCAAGCTAAATTACCTAGGTCTCATACCGCAAGACTCACCAGATTATGCGATTTATAAAAAACAATATGATGGACCTGGTGCCATGATTAGTTTTGAGATTAAAGGTGGAGAAAAAGAAGCTTTTAAATTTTTGAATTCGCTTAGACTAATCAGACTAGCAGTAAGTCTAGGTGGTACAGAAAGTCTTGCAGAGCATCCACGCTCTATGACACATGCAGGTGTAGATGAAAATCACGCAGAAGCTATAGGAGTCACACATTCACTAGTGCGCTTATCAATAGGAGTAGAAAATAGCGATGATCTTATTGCAGACGTGCAACAAGCACTAGAAAAAGTGAAGATTTCAGAAAATATGATGGTTTAG